Proteins from a single region of Stappia sp. ES.058:
- a CDS encoding nicotinate-nucleotide adenylyltransferase, whose protein sequence is MTDSFASAVAVRHLRIPHTEPECTVGLFGGSFNPPHSGHRLVADTALKRLALDQIWWLVTPGNPLKDPGELEPLTDRIARVEEVADHPRMRVTALEAGLGTSYSARTILNLRQKRPRVRFVWVMGADNLAGFHRWQAWRSIFESVPVAVVDRPGATLSALWSPAAQTFARSRLPEERAIRLATLAPPAWTFLHAPRDPMSSTHLRATARPW, encoded by the coding sequence ATGACCGACAGCTTCGCAAGTGCGGTTGCCGTCCGCCACCTGCGGATTCCGCACACAGAACCGGAGTGCACGGTCGGCCTGTTCGGCGGTTCGTTCAATCCGCCGCATTCCGGACACCGACTTGTCGCAGACACTGCGCTCAAACGGCTGGCACTAGACCAGATCTGGTGGCTGGTGACGCCGGGAAACCCGTTGAAGGATCCGGGCGAGCTGGAACCGCTGACGGACCGGATCGCGCGTGTCGAGGAGGTCGCAGATCACCCGCGCATGCGCGTCACGGCGCTTGAGGCGGGGTTGGGAACAAGCTATAGCGCGCGAACGATCCTGAACCTTCGGCAGAAGCGTCCGCGCGTGCGCTTCGTCTGGGTGATGGGAGCCGACAACCTTGCCGGCTTCCATCGGTGGCAAGCGTGGCGCTCGATATTCGAGAGCGTTCCCGTCGCGGTGGTTGATCGCCCGGGAGCGACCCTTTCGGCCCTGTGGTCTCCGGCGGCCCAGACATTCGCGCGCTCGCGGCTTCCGGAGGAGCGGGCAATACGGCTTGCGACCCTGGCGCCGCCGGCCTGGACTTTTCTTCATGCGCCGCGCGACCCGATGTCGTCGACGCATCTGCGCGCCACCGCTCGCCCTTGGTGA
- the rlmH gene encoding 23S rRNA (pseudouridine(1915)-N(3))-methyltransferase RlmH: MRVHIACIGRLKNGPERTLFERYEDRIGKAGRGVSVGPLSVTELGESRAQRDDDRKAEEARALLAAMPAGAVIIALDEAGKTLSSAAFSHELLRLRDAGTGDIVFAIGGPDGHGNALLEAARVTLAFGPMTWPHQIARVLLAEQIYRAITIASGHPYHRA, encoded by the coding sequence ATGCGTGTCCACATCGCCTGCATCGGCCGATTGAAAAACGGCCCCGAACGAACACTCTTCGAGCGATACGAGGACCGGATCGGAAAGGCCGGTCGCGGTGTATCGGTCGGCCCGCTATCGGTCACGGAACTCGGCGAATCACGGGCCCAGCGGGACGACGACCGCAAGGCCGAGGAAGCCCGCGCGCTTCTGGCGGCAATGCCTGCCGGCGCCGTGATCATCGCACTCGACGAAGCCGGCAAGACCCTCTCCAGCGCGGCCTTTTCGCACGAATTGCTGCGGCTGCGCGATGCCGGCACAGGCGATATCGTGTTCGCCATAGGTGGTCCTGACGGACACGGCAACGCCCTTTTGGAAGCAGCACGCGTGACGCTGGCGTTCGGCCCGATGACCTGGCCGCACCAGATTGCCCGCGTGCTTCTTGCAGAACAGATCTACCGGGCGATCACGATCGCCAGCGGTCATCCCTATCATCGCGCGTGA
- the rpmA gene encoding 50S ribosomal protein L27 encodes MAHKKAGGSSRNGRDSAGRRLGIKKFGGETVIPGNIIARQRGTKWHPGTGVGMGKDHTIFATIEGKVTFESKANKRTFITVMPLVEAAE; translated from the coding sequence ATGGCACATAAAAAAGCAGGTGGTTCGTCACGTAACGGCCGCGATTCCGCAGGCCGCCGTCTCGGCATCAAGAAGTTCGGCGGCGAGACCGTCATTCCAGGCAACATCATCGCGCGCCAGCGCGGCACCAAGTGGCACCCGGGAACGGGTGTCGGCATGGGCAAGGATCACACGATCTTCGCCACCATCGAGGGCAAGGTGACCTTCGAGAGCAAGGCCAACAAACGAACGTTTATTACCGTAATGCCACTTGTAGAAGCAGCAGAGTAA
- a CDS encoding GNAT family N-acetyltransferase, protein MNPTVQTPRLTLRLPGDPDIDRLVLLANDIEVARMLERMPHPYSRSDGEAWLAGIGGDPGRADFAIDDGSGLIGGLSLRGLDETPVIGYWLGRPYWGRGYMSEAAAAALGWLFDNHAASAVEARAITENAASLKVLAKVGFEDAGAAECASAACDESQPARRCLLDRDTFRRLTSA, encoded by the coding sequence ATGAACCCGACTGTTCAAACCCCGCGATTGACATTGCGGCTGCCGGGCGATCCGGACATCGACCGGCTGGTGCTTCTCGCCAACGACATCGAGGTGGCGCGGATGCTGGAGCGAATGCCACATCCCTACTCGCGTTCGGACGGCGAGGCGTGGCTTGCCGGGATCGGCGGCGATCCCGGGCGGGCCGATTTCGCCATCGACGACGGCAGCGGCCTGATCGGCGGGCTGTCGCTTCGCGGATTGGACGAAACGCCAGTGATCGGCTATTGGCTTGGCCGGCCCTACTGGGGCCGGGGCTATATGAGCGAGGCGGCGGCAGCGGCACTCGGCTGGCTGTTCGACAACCATGCCGCATCCGCGGTCGAGGCCCGGGCCATAACGGAAAACGCAGCTTCGCTGAAGGTCCTGGCGAAGGTCGGCTTCGAGGATGCGGGTGCGGCCGAATGCGCGTCGGCTGCCTGCGACGAGAGCCAGCCGGCACGCCGCTGCCTGCTTGACCGCGACACATTTCGCCGTCTTACATCGGCATGA
- a CDS encoding S41 family peptidase, whose translation MIRKASLLLVGALIGGATVTALSQMPVRVSGVANAAASDTYRQLNLFGDVFERVRSDYVETPDDAALIESAINGMLSSLDPHSSYLSPKHFRDMQVQTRGEFGGLGIEVTMEDGLVKVVTPIDDTPAFQAGVLAGDLITHLDGEQVQGLTLSEAVEKMRGPVNTGIDLTVRREGVSEPLNITITRDIIRIRSVRHRAEGDIGYVRVTQFSEQTFDGVQASIEELKETIGEDKLKGFVLDLRNNPGGLLDQAIAVSDGFLKQGEIVSTRGRDSNETQRYNARSGDLADGYPVIALINGGSASASEIVAGALQDHRRATILGTRSFGKGSVQTIVPLGANGAIRLTTARYYTPSGVSIQAKGITPDIEFLQELPEELRGKVETEGEAGLRGHLKGEGEDEEGSGSQAYVPPDPKDDAQLNFALDLLNGVQVNSAFPPVGDQKAGIPN comes from the coding sequence ATGATTCGGAAAGCTTCCCTGTTGCTGGTCGGTGCGCTCATTGGTGGCGCAACTGTCACGGCCCTGTCCCAGATGCCCGTGCGCGTGAGTGGAGTGGCGAATGCAGCCGCTTCTGACACGTACCGGCAACTCAACCTGTTCGGCGACGTGTTCGAGCGTGTTCGCTCCGACTATGTCGAGACCCCGGATGATGCGGCTTTGATCGAGTCTGCGATCAACGGCATGCTCAGTTCGCTGGACCCCCATTCGAGCTATCTCTCGCCCAAGCACTTTCGGGACATGCAGGTGCAGACCCGCGGTGAATTCGGCGGTCTTGGGATCGAGGTCACGATGGAAGACGGCCTCGTAAAGGTCGTCACGCCGATCGACGATACACCGGCCTTCCAGGCGGGGGTGCTTGCGGGCGACCTGATCACCCACCTCGACGGCGAACAGGTCCAGGGACTTACACTGTCCGAAGCAGTCGAGAAGATGCGCGGCCCGGTCAACACCGGGATCGATCTGACGGTTCGTCGCGAAGGTGTGAGCGAACCGCTCAACATAACGATTACGCGCGACATCATCCGGATCCGCTCCGTGCGCCATCGCGCGGAAGGCGACATCGGCTACGTTCGCGTCACGCAGTTCAGCGAGCAGACCTTCGACGGCGTCCAGGCGAGCATCGAAGAGCTGAAGGAGACGATCGGAGAGGACAAGCTCAAGGGCTTCGTGCTCGACCTGCGCAACAACCCAGGCGGCCTTCTCGATCAGGCGATCGCGGTTTCCGACGGCTTCCTCAAGCAGGGCGAGATCGTTTCGACACGCGGTCGCGATTCCAATGAAACCCAGCGCTACAATGCTCGCTCCGGCGACCTCGCGGACGGGTATCCCGTAATCGCGCTGATCAACGGCGGTTCGGCATCCGCGTCCGAGATTGTGGCTGGCGCCCTTCAGGATCATCGCAGGGCTACGATCCTCGGCACCCGCTCCTTCGGCAAGGGATCGGTGCAGACCATCGTTCCGCTCGGCGCAAACGGCGCAATCCGGCTGACCACCGCACGGTACTACACGCCATCCGGCGTCTCGATCCAGGCCAAGGGCATCACGCCGGACATCGAGTTCCTTCAGGAGCTTCCCGAGGAGCTGCGCGGCAAGGTCGAAACCGAAGGCGAGGCCGGACTTCGCGGCCATCTGAAGGGCGAAGGCGAAGACGAGGAAGGCTCCGGGAGCCAGGCCTACGTGCCGCCGGACCCGAAGGACGACGCACAGCTCAACTTCGCACTGGATCTGCTCAACGGCGTTCAGGTGAACAGTGCCTTTCCACCGGTTGGCGACCAGAAGGCCGGCATTCCGAACTGA
- the proB gene encoding glutamate 5-kinase encodes MSETLQPADGETRRLSRSRRIAVKIGSSLLVADGQLKRAWLAALCDDLAMLSRAGAELIVISSGAIALGRGVLGLPAGPLRLEQAQAAASVGQVALAQAYAEALGSRGLTAGQILLTLGDTEERRRYLNARETIATLLKLGAVPIVNENDTVATSEIRYGDNDRLAARVATMCSADCLVLLSDVDGLYTAPPAQDPNAVFLPEVPAITPEIEAMAGAAGSELSRGGMRTKIDAARIATSAGTTMAIASGTRMNPLAAIEEGGRATWFSARATPASARKAWIGGHLEPRGALELDAGAIRAVVSGRSLLPAGVRRIEGTFTRGDAVRIVAPDGRDIGRGIVAYDHPEATMIMGRNSREIETILGYAGRAEMVHRDDLVLRYQPAGPCPIDETTEEERGHA; translated from the coding sequence ATGAGTGAAACTCTCCAGCCCGCAGACGGCGAAACCCGGCGCCTCTCCCGCTCCCGCCGGATCGCCGTCAAGATCGGATCGTCGCTACTGGTGGCCGATGGCCAGTTGAAGCGCGCTTGGCTCGCCGCGCTTTGCGACGACCTCGCCATGCTTTCTCGAGCCGGCGCGGAACTGATCGTCATCTCCTCCGGCGCCATTGCGCTGGGACGGGGTGTGCTCGGCCTCCCCGCCGGCCCGTTGCGGCTCGAACAGGCGCAGGCGGCCGCTTCGGTCGGCCAGGTCGCGCTTGCGCAAGCCTATGCGGAAGCGCTCGGCAGTCGGGGCCTTACTGCGGGACAGATCCTGCTCACCCTCGGAGACACGGAAGAGCGCCGCCGCTACCTCAATGCGCGCGAAACGATCGCGACACTGCTGAAGCTCGGGGCCGTGCCGATCGTCAATGAGAACGACACGGTGGCGACCTCCGAGATCCGCTACGGCGACAACGACCGCCTGGCGGCACGTGTCGCCACCATGTGCAGCGCCGATTGTCTTGTGCTCCTGTCGGATGTCGACGGGCTTTACACGGCCCCGCCGGCACAGGACCCGAATGCCGTCTTCCTGCCGGAAGTGCCGGCGATCACGCCGGAGATCGAGGCAATGGCAGGCGCAGCCGGATCGGAGCTGTCGCGCGGCGGCATGCGCACCAAAATCGACGCCGCCCGTATCGCCACATCCGCCGGCACGACGATGGCGATCGCCAGCGGAACCCGGATGAACCCACTTGCCGCGATCGAAGAGGGCGGGCGCGCGACATGGTTTTCAGCTCGGGCAACCCCCGCCAGCGCCCGCAAGGCATGGATCGGCGGACATCTGGAACCGCGCGGCGCACTGGAACTCGATGCCGGCGCGATCCGCGCCGTGGTTTCGGGACGCAGCCTCCTGCCGGCAGGTGTCCGGCGTATAGAGGGCACATTCACGCGCGGCGATGCCGTGCGGATCGTCGCTCCCGACGGACGTGACATCGGGCGCGGGATCGTCGCGTACGACCATCCCGAAGCGACGATGATCATGGGTCGCAACAGTCGCGAAATAGAGACGATCCTCGGCTACGCGGGGCGCGCGGAGATGGTGCATCGCGACGACCTCGTGCTGCGCTACCAGCCAGCCGGCCCCTGCCCAATCGACGAGACAACGGAAGAGGAGCGCGGACATGCTTGA
- a CDS encoding murein hydrolase activator EnvC: MRKYLPIMLRTGPLVVALWLALAPCNLPGITGHASAQEGAGEATDPDGLSAAQQPLATRKARREEELSALTRDLTLSEDKQAAIAREIRTIERDRKALNAELLRTAQRVTQLEEQLAATEDRLRRLGTNEDAVRASLAERQDVLSEVLAALQRIGQHPPPALAVRPKDALGAVRSALLLNAVMPEIHLEAQALAGDLSSLRQLRISSAAERDRLVSDARRLTEEQARVELLVASKKQERETTQAQLAKERSRSEELANEAESLKDLIATMERDIASARAAAEAARNATKARDGQTVPADPFSDAGRLAPAISFAQAKGKLNLPVTGTTLRDFGMDDGFGGQTRGRSIATRTGAQVVAPVDGWVVYAGPFRSYGQVLILNAGDGYHVLLAGMDRTSVEQGQFVLAGEPVAAMGETRVASAATLDLSAPQPVLYVEFRKDGISIDPTPWWVRPEDEKVRG; this comes from the coding sequence ATGCGCAAGTATCTGCCGATCATGTTGCGGACAGGACCGCTGGTCGTTGCCCTTTGGCTCGCGCTCGCGCCTTGCAATTTGCCTGGGATCACCGGGCATGCATCGGCGCAGGAGGGAGCCGGGGAAGCGACGGATCCCGATGGATTGTCCGCAGCACAGCAACCGCTTGCGACACGCAAGGCCCGGCGGGAAGAAGAGCTTTCCGCACTGACGCGGGATCTCACGCTGTCGGAGGACAAACAGGCCGCGATCGCCCGCGAGATCCGTACGATCGAGCGAGACCGCAAAGCCCTCAACGCGGAACTGTTGCGAACGGCGCAACGGGTCACGCAACTCGAAGAGCAACTGGCGGCGACCGAAGACAGGTTGCGCCGTCTTGGAACAAACGAGGACGCGGTGCGCGCATCATTGGCAGAACGTCAAGATGTCCTGTCCGAGGTACTGGCGGCGCTTCAGCGCATTGGCCAGCACCCTCCGCCAGCGCTCGCCGTCCGGCCGAAGGATGCGCTTGGTGCCGTGCGCAGCGCATTGTTGTTGAACGCCGTCATGCCCGAGATTCATCTCGAGGCCCAGGCACTTGCCGGGGACCTGTCCAGCTTGCGCCAGTTGCGCATATCCAGCGCTGCCGAGCGCGACCGGCTGGTCTCCGATGCACGGCGCCTGACCGAGGAACAAGCCCGGGTGGAACTGCTTGTCGCTTCCAAGAAGCAGGAACGCGAGACCACGCAGGCGCAACTTGCAAAAGAACGGTCCCGTTCGGAGGAACTGGCAAACGAGGCCGAGAGCCTCAAGGACCTGATCGCGACCATGGAGCGAGACATCGCCAGTGCGCGCGCCGCCGCCGAGGCGGCCCGCAACGCCACCAAGGCGCGTGACGGACAGACGGTTCCGGCAGACCCCTTCAGCGATGCAGGGCGGCTTGCCCCGGCAATTTCCTTCGCGCAGGCCAAGGGAAAGCTGAACCTTCCCGTCACCGGGACGACCTTGCGCGATTTCGGCATGGATGACGGCTTCGGGGGACAGACCCGGGGACGCTCGATTGCCACACGCACCGGTGCGCAGGTCGTGGCACCCGTCGACGGCTGGGTCGTCTATGCCGGGCCGTTCCGCTCCTACGGTCAGGTCTTGATCCTGAACGCCGGCGACGGATATCATGTGCTCCTTGCCGGAATGGATCGAACCAGTGTGGAGCAGGGTCAATTCGTGCTTGCGGGAGAGCCGGTGGCAGCCATGGGCGAAACCCGGGTCGCCAGCGCCGCGACACTCGACCTGTCAGCACCCCAGCCGGTGCTCTACGTAGAGTTTAGGAAAGACGGCATTTCGATCGATCCCACCCCGTGGTGGGTTCGGCCCGAAGACGAAAAGGTTCGCGGATGA
- the obgE gene encoding GTPase ObgE, whose amino-acid sequence MKFLDQAKIYVRSGDGGAGAVSFRREKYIEFGGPDGGDGGRGGDVFVECVDGLNTLIDFRFHQHFKAKTGMHGMGRNRTGGKGDDVVLRVPVGTEILEEDNDTVIADLTHVGERLLLMKGGNGGFGNAHFKSSTNQAPRHANPGLPGEEKWIWLRLKLIADAGLVGMPNAGKSTFLASVSAARPKIADYPFTTLHPNLGVVEIDGRGFVLADIPGLIEGAHDGVGLGDRFLGHVERTRTLLHLVDGTEEDPGETYRVVRAELAAYGHGLTEKPEVVALSKVDALTPELREEKAAALEAACGQKPVLLSSTSGENVDLTLRMLQRAIDGDREQEANSVPQVPDEPWRP is encoded by the coding sequence ATGAAGTTTCTCGACCAGGCCAAGATCTATGTGCGCTCCGGCGACGGCGGCGCCGGGGCCGTCTCTTTCCGGCGCGAGAAATACATCGAGTTCGGCGGGCCCGACGGCGGCGACGGTGGACGCGGCGGCGATGTCTTCGTGGAATGCGTCGACGGGCTGAACACGCTCATCGACTTCCGGTTCCATCAGCACTTCAAGGCCAAGACCGGCATGCACGGCATGGGCCGGAACCGGACTGGCGGCAAAGGCGACGACGTGGTGCTACGGGTGCCTGTCGGCACGGAAATCCTTGAAGAAGATAACGACACCGTGATTGCCGACCTCACGCATGTGGGCGAACGGCTCTTGTTGATGAAGGGCGGCAACGGCGGATTCGGCAACGCACACTTCAAGTCCTCCACCAATCAGGCGCCGCGCCACGCCAACCCCGGTCTGCCGGGCGAGGAAAAATGGATCTGGCTGCGACTGAAGCTGATCGCAGATGCCGGGCTGGTGGGCATGCCCAATGCCGGCAAGTCGACCTTTCTGGCGTCCGTTTCGGCAGCCCGCCCGAAGATTGCGGACTATCCCTTCACCACACTTCACCCCAACCTCGGCGTCGTGGAAATCGACGGGCGCGGGTTCGTGCTGGCCGACATTCCGGGGCTGATCGAGGGCGCACACGACGGCGTGGGGCTCGGCGACCGTTTCCTCGGCCATGTCGAGCGCACCCGCACGCTGCTGCATCTGGTCGACGGAACCGAGGAAGATCCTGGCGAGACCTACCGGGTCGTGCGCGCAGAACTGGCCGCTTACGGCCATGGCCTGACGGAGAAACCCGAGGTCGTTGCGCTGTCGAAGGTCGATGCGCTGACGCCAGAGCTCAGAGAGGAAAAGGCTGCGGCGCTCGAGGCGGCCTGCGGCCAGAAGCCGGTCCTTCTTTCCTCCACCAGCGGCGAGAACGTCGATCTCACGCTGCGCATGCTCCAGCGCGCCATCGATGGCGACAGGGAGCAGGAGGCAAATTCCGTCCCCCAGGTTCCCGATGAACCCTGGCGCCCCTGA
- a CDS encoding glutamate-5-semialdehyde dehydrogenase: MLDRSRNENTDIAGLMQDIGTRARAAARGLATAPSRQKTDALLAMAACVRQARDAILAANAIDLEAMRANGQTAAYLDRGTLDAARIEAIACGLEAVATLDDPVGSVIAAWDRPNGLRIERVRTPLGVIGVIYESRPNVTADAGALCLKAGNAVILRGGSDTIRSNLAIHAALVQGLARAGLPEAAIQMVPVTDRAAVGEMLSGLCGTLDVIVPRGGKSLVARVQTEARVPVFAHLEGLCHLVIDKAADLSMARDIAVNAKMRRTGICGALETLLIDRAVAETHLKPICEALIAEGCEIRGDTEVCAAIPRAVPATEDDWNTEYLDAILSVRIVDDLSAAIDHIETHGSHHTDGIVTDDPAAAERFFAEVDSAILTLNASTQFADGGEFGMGGEIGIATGRMHARGPVGVEQLTSFKYRVTGTGQVRP; the protein is encoded by the coding sequence ATGCTTGATCGCTCACGGAACGAGAACACCGATATTGCCGGCTTGATGCAGGATATCGGAACGCGTGCCCGCGCCGCCGCACGAGGTCTGGCAACGGCGCCGTCCAGGCAGAAGACCGACGCCCTTCTCGCTATGGCAGCCTGTGTCCGCCAGGCTCGCGACGCCATTCTGGCAGCCAATGCAATCGACCTGGAGGCGATGCGGGCGAACGGCCAGACCGCCGCCTATCTTGACCGGGGAACGCTCGACGCCGCGCGGATCGAGGCAATCGCCTGCGGACTTGAAGCCGTTGCAACTCTCGACGATCCGGTCGGCTCCGTCATCGCGGCCTGGGACCGGCCAAACGGCCTCAGGATCGAGCGGGTGCGTACACCGCTTGGCGTCATCGGCGTCATCTACGAAAGCCGGCCGAATGTGACGGCGGACGCCGGCGCCTTGTGCCTGAAGGCGGGCAATGCCGTAATCCTGCGCGGCGGGTCGGACACGATCCGCTCCAACCTTGCCATTCATGCCGCGCTGGTGCAGGGGCTTGCGCGCGCGGGCCTGCCCGAAGCCGCGATCCAGATGGTTCCCGTGACCGACCGCGCCGCCGTTGGCGAGATGCTCTCCGGGCTTTGCGGCACGCTCGACGTGATCGTCCCGCGCGGCGGCAAGAGCCTCGTCGCCCGCGTTCAGACCGAAGCGCGGGTGCCTGTCTTTGCCCATCTGGAAGGCCTGTGCCACCTGGTGATCGACAAGGCCGCCGACCTCTCCATGGCGCGCGACATTGCGGTCAACGCCAAGATGCGGCGAACGGGCATTTGCGGTGCGCTGGAGACGCTGCTGATCGATCGCGCCGTCGCCGAGACCCACCTCAAACCAATCTGCGAGGCGCTGATCGCGGAAGGCTGCGAGATCCGGGGCGATACGGAGGTCTGTGCCGCCATCCCACGCGCGGTGCCCGCCACCGAAGATGACTGGAACACCGAGTATCTTGACGCGATCCTCTCGGTTCGGATCGTCGACGATCTCTCAGCGGCTATCGATCATATCGAAACCCACGGGTCTCATCATACCGACGGCATCGTGACGGACGACCCTGCAGCGGCCGAGCGATTCTTCGCGGAGGTGGATTCCGCCATCCTCACACTCAACGCCTCAACGCAATTCGCCGACGGCGGCGAATTCGGCATGGGTGGCGAGATCGGGATTGCCACCGGACGGATGCATGCGCGCGGTCCGGTCGGCGTCGAACAGCTTACGAGCTTCAAGTACCGGGTTACGGGCACCGGGCAGGTCCGGCCCTGA
- a CDS encoding GNAT family N-acetyltransferase: protein MSGQRLSDRLTTRRLLLRPLERSDAGAVETLCTRDFEIVRWLTSLPWPPADGAATAFVDTAFKSDPLEQEAIFAVTLGGVLIGVTTIQAPGDLAVHADCPTLGYWIGRPFQGFGYASEAATAALEWAFATHRCEGVAARVFADNDASRKLLLRLGFRETERMMRRSRALGREVENVLLRLKRGERQRREAAQ, encoded by the coding sequence ATGTCTGGTCAGCGACTAAGCGACCGCCTCACCACACGTCGGCTTCTCCTGCGTCCGCTCGAACGATCGGACGCGGGAGCGGTTGAAACCCTTTGCACCCGCGATTTCGAGATTGTGCGCTGGCTGACGAGCCTGCCCTGGCCGCCTGCGGACGGTGCCGCGACGGCTTTCGTCGACACGGCATTCAAATCCGATCCGCTCGAGCAGGAGGCGATCTTCGCGGTCACGCTCGGCGGCGTCCTCATCGGCGTGACAACCATCCAGGCACCAGGAGACCTCGCAGTGCATGCGGACTGCCCGACACTCGGCTACTGGATCGGACGCCCCTTCCAGGGCTTTGGCTATGCCAGCGAGGCGGCCACGGCCGCGCTCGAGTGGGCCTTCGCCACGCACCGCTGCGAAGGCGTGGCGGCGCGCGTTTTCGCCGACAACGACGCCTCGCGTAAGCTGCTGTTGCGGCTTGGCTTTCGGGAAACGGAGCGAATGATGCGCCGGTCCAGGGCGCTCGGCCGCGAGGTGGAAAATGTCCTCCTGCGTCTGAAGCGGGGCGAGCGCCAACGAAGGGAGGCGGCGCAATGA
- the rsfS gene encoding ribosome silencing factor, protein MTFETEGTAATAPHHVAASTPPRAHLRETVLASLSDSKAEDIVSIDITGKSPMTDQVVVASGRSHRHVGAIADHLLRDLKEAGHGGARVEGIPQCDWVLIDAGDVIIHVFRPEVRAFYNIEKMWSVDDNTPVHYAG, encoded by the coding sequence ATGACCTTCGAAACCGAGGGGACGGCAGCGACCGCTCCTCATCACGTCGCAGCCAGCACGCCTCCGCGTGCGCACCTGCGCGAAACCGTCTTGGCCTCCCTGTCCGATTCAAAGGCCGAAGACATCGTCTCCATCGACATCACCGGCAAATCGCCGATGACCGATCAGGTCGTCGTGGCGTCGGGACGGTCGCATCGGCATGTCGGCGCCATCGCCGACCACCTGTTGCGCGACCTCAAGGAAGCCGGACACGGCGGTGCCCGTGTGGAAGGCATTCCCCAGTGCGACTGGGTCCTGATCGACGCCGGTGACGTCATCATTCATGTCTTCCGACCGGAGGTTCGCGCCTTCTACAACATCGAAAAGATGTGGTCGGTGGACGACAACACGCCGGTTCACTACGCCGGCTAG
- a CDS encoding 50S ribosomal protein L21 has translation MFAVIKTGGKQYTVAQDDLLKIEKLDGEPGETVTFDEVLMVGGETDTMIGTPRVDGASVVGEVVDQARTRKIIIFKKRRRQNSRRRNGHRQSFTLVKITDILTDGKKPAAKKKATPKAEKTEEASADAELPVLFTAPDGPTDDLKKISGVGPVLEKKLNALGITTYAQIAAFTADDIARVDDALSFKGRIDRDNWIQQASELAAK, from the coding sequence ATGTTCGCAGTGATCAAGACAGGCGGCAAGCAGTACACTGTCGCCCAGGACGACCTACTCAAGATCGAAAAACTCGACGGCGAGCCGGGCGAGACCGTGACCTTTGATGAAGTGCTGATGGTTGGTGGCGAGACCGACACGATGATCGGAACGCCCCGTGTCGATGGCGCCAGCGTCGTCGGAGAGGTCGTCGATCAGGCCCGCACCCGCAAGATCATCATCTTCAAGAAGCGTCGCCGCCAGAATTCGCGCCGCCGCAACGGCCACCGCCAGAGCTTCACACTCGTCAAGATCACCGACATCCTGACGGACGGAAAGAAGCCGGCTGCCAAGAAGAAAGCCACTCCGAAGGCAGAGAAGACCGAAGAGGCTTCTGCCGACGCCGAGCTTCCGGTGCTGTTCACCGCTCCCGACGGGCCGACGGACGACCTGAAGAAGATTTCCGGCGTGGGTCCGGTGCTTGAAAAGAAGCTCAACGCGCTCGGCATCACCACCTACGCGCAGATCGCGGCCTTCACCGCAGACGATATCGCCCGCGTCGACGACGCGCTGTCCTTCAAGGGCCGCATCGACCGCGACAACTGGATCCAGCAGGCTTCGGAGCTGGCGGCGAAGTAA
- a CDS encoding GNAT family N-acetyltransferase produces the protein MVADLEDTLDEESLCAALAPQDTERLRLDAPRNDDLADIVTLANTRKVATMVATMPHPFTLEDGRNLVAKAAQRTASRAKFAIRMKSTGRFIGAAGYSALEDGGAVHLGYWIGEPFWGHGYATEAAHAMIDFVFSATPITQLTGASRVTNPASRRVLVKCGFEFIDQSMIMSRGAGGAVSVDRFTLDKSTWTALKRWGQMSCLVSD, from the coding sequence ATGGTTGCGGATCTTGAAGACACCCTCGACGAAGAGAGTTTGTGCGCGGCACTTGCGCCGCAGGACACGGAACGGCTGCGTCTCGATGCGCCGCGCAACGACGATCTCGCCGACATCGTCACCCTCGCAAACACCAGAAAGGTCGCGACCATGGTTGCGACCATGCCGCACCCCTTCACCCTTGAGGATGGCCGCAACCTTGTGGCCAAGGCGGCGCAGCGCACGGCAAGCCGCGCCAAATTCGCGATCCGGATGAAGTCGACCGGTCGGTTTATCGGCGCCGCCGGCTATAGTGCACTCGAGGACGGCGGCGCCGTGCATCTTGGCTACTGGATCGGCGAGCCGTTCTGGGGACACGGCTATGCGACCGAGGCCGCGCACGCGATGATCGACTTCGTGTTTTCCGCAACCCCGATCACGCAGCTGACGGGAGCGTCTCGGGTCACCAACCCGGCATCGCGCCGGGTGCTGGTGAAATGCGGTTTCGAGTTCATCGATCAAAGCATGATCATGTCGCGCGGCGCAGGCGGTGCGGTCTCGGTCGATCGGTTCACGCTCGACAAGAGCACCTGGACCGCGCTGAAGCGCTGGGGGCAGATGTCATGTCTGGTCAGCGACTAA